The Oncorhynchus nerka isolate Pitt River linkage group LG24, Oner_Uvic_2.0, whole genome shotgun sequence genome has a window encoding:
- the tmem244 gene encoding transmembrane protein 244, which produces MLLDYCCRCCGYCGSTLKRYGPTSVKIKTNVSETWIVLQNLLMCIISFYAVYYIVVSLCIGILRVHEVDSLLAPFDYTTQPSWQSPKYLVTVISMELTYLLGGLIFAWIVEEWVWDYAITVTLIHIGLTVAVMSDFPSTEHYWIALGSGLVMMIFGGQLVAYKLFRNNFVYPDELQHF; this is translated from the exons ATGTTGTTGGACTACTGTTGCAGGTGTTGTGGGTATTGTGGGTCTACTCTGAAGCGCTATGGCCCAACATCAGTCAAGATCAAGACCAACGTCAGTGAAACATGG ATTGTTCTCCAGAACTTGCTGATGTGCATAATATCCTTCTATGCTGTTTACTACATAGTGGTCAGTCTCTGCATTGGTATTCTCAG GGTACATGAGGTTGACAGCCTTTTAGCGCCCTTTGACTACACAACACAGCCATCATGGCAAAGTCCAAAATACCTAG TGACAGTGATCTCCATGGAGCTGACCTATCTTTTGGGAGGCCTGATATTTGCGTGGATTGTCGAGGAGTGGGTGTGGGACTACGCCATCACAGTCACACTAATCCACATCGGTCTGACGGTAGCAG TTATGTCTGATTTCCCGTCAACAGAACATTATTGGATTGCCCTTG GTTCTGGATTGGTGATGATGATTTTCGGAGGCCAACTTGTAGCATATAAGCTCTTCAGGAATAATTTTGTGTATCCGGATGAGCTCCAACATTTCTAA